TTGTTGCCCCTGGGTCTTTGCGTCTAGCGGCATACGCTAGCCAAGGCGTCTCTGCAGGTGGTGGGTGTTAGTTTGAAGACCGTCTTGAGGCTGGAGATGAGAGGGAGATTGAACGAATTTGAGGTGAGTTTTAGTGATGGGTGTAATTGTTAGAGATTGCCAATCATGCCCAGTTCTGTATATCCTCTGAACGGATAAAATACCATTGATGCCCAATAGTGAATCTGCATACCTTGTATGTATTCAGACTCAGCATGGTTGCTGGCTACCTTATACCTCGCATCTGCAGCATCACGGTCTGCGAGTACTAGAACGCCCCCTTATTCACCAAGACTCGAACTAATTCTCAGTCACTCAGACAAACGATCCGTAGTCATAGACAACGTATGCAATTCGTCAGCTCCcaattaaaaaaaaaaaaaaaaaaaaaaaaaaaagaccCTGATCATGAGCCCTACAGTATCTTCCGACACGGTGGTTGCTGAGACGTGGGTCAATATCATTCCAAGAACATTCTCCCTGTTATAGCCGTCGTGAAGTGGCAGGGACAGCTTCGAACATATCGCATTTGCAGGAATTAGAATTCAACTTAGGCTGTAAAGCAGGTAAAGTTAAAAATATCCAATCCAACCAGACCCAAGCATGTGAAGGCTGTGAACTTGTTTGTCGGAGGTTTATCAGATAGCTTGGGTGAGACAAGCAACGTATTTGACAGCATATCGGCGAGCAACACTCAATTCGAATCCTGTATGAAGTTGCGTGTACATACAGTATTAGAGATTAGCCCCTGATGTACTACCAATACCTGCTCTTCCAGCGTCAAAGCCCGACCGCTCAATTCTCTTTGACATTTCCTCTTGACAGATGGACATCCTTCATGGTGAGACGGGCTGGAGAACACTGGTCACAGCTACTAAACCCGCTCAGGCCTGGAACGGCTAACTAGGGGCCGTTTAGCGCGTTGGCCCAAGGTCCCCTCCCCTCCACGGGCGGGCTCTCCCCTTGAACCTGAGCTGTAACCCCTCTCGCTGCCTTCTCTGTCCCTGCCAGTTTTAGTGGATGATCCCCTGGGCTGGTCCACTACCCACTGCCCAGGCTGCCCTGGGGCTGGGGACTCCCCTTCAGTGGCTGTTCATCCCATCCACATTCGGATCCCACCTCACTAGACGTCCGTCTCCATTCATTCCTCTCAGTCTCCTTGGGTGAACCAGGACCACGACATATCCGGATCAGATTGCTCTGCTGTCTCTTTCTTGCCTTCTATTTGTTGTGTCGTATTATCAATGTGCTGTACTTGACCTGTCCTGACCTGGAGTTTCGACGAAATCTCTTTGCCATCTCTTTCTGTTACGTCTTCTCTCTTCGCCGaattcatcatcttcttcattgCTTCCATTGCCATCTTACACTTAGCTCAGCTCTGTCCGTTATACGCCGATCCAATCGAACAGGACACAGCCCTCCATACAACACAACGCCCATCATACATCGCTTAGCTTAGCCTCTCTCCCTCGTAGAGATTCATTCgcttctttttcctcctGCGTCGAATCTGCGAATACAACCTTCTGCATTGTTCATCTCCAACCTGGCCGACGTTTCTCTAGCGAATCCATCGTTAGAAGCCCCTGGTCCGTTTCTACACCCGGGCCCTTGTCCTCATCAAACCCTCCACACGCCCCCTGGCCTGGCTCCGTCGACTTCTCTCGCTGTCTGCTGGCTTGGGCTTGATCTTACCCTGACCTTTGCTGGGCTGTCCATTGCTTCCTGACTTTTTGAACTCCATTCAAAAGTTCTTGTTAGTCGCCCTCATAGACGGGGCACTACCGTGCGACAGCTATCAACAAAATATTGCTACCCCGTTCCGATTCGACCGCCCGCCGCCCGCCTCAACAACGTCCTTTTTACGTCGATTCTCCCACGAGTTCCTCCGCGATTCTTGGTCCAACCGACCCCTTTGCTCTCCGCTACGACATCGTCCATGACGCCTGCTCTTTAGCTGCGTCGTGTTGCTTGCTACCTTGGGCTGCAACAACCCCGTACTTGAATGCCGTATCCGCCGTGAGCACCACATTTCGATCGCTTCACCCCAAGTTCCAAGACAAATCTTTGCTGCTCCTCAACACAACTGCCCACAATGGCCGGCATCGTGGAGGATTACTTGGAGAGTCCTGGAATGGACAACGACACCGACGACGTCTTCCCCTGCAAAGGTTGCGGAGAGGTATGCTGTTCTACTCGACCTAAAGAACATTGGGGAATGGTTTGCTAACAGGTTTGGAAGATCctcgaagaaggaaaagcGTTCGAGTTAGGTACGTTACAATTTTCAGCATTAGCTGGTCTAGTGAGATGTGTCACTGTTATCCATGATGATCATCTGCGCCTCACCGCAAGATTGCAAATCATCCCGCCGTATGCTTGGGCAAGCTGACTTTTTGACAGCCGGTAACCGATGGCATCTGGACTGCTTTCGATGTAATACCTGTGGCACACTGCTCGACTCTGATGCGAACCTACTGCTTCTTGGAGATGGTTCACTCATCTGCAACAACTGCACATATAGCTGCAGCGCCTGCGGCAATAAGATTGAAGACCTAGCCATCCTGACTGGGGAGCAGGCGTTTTGTGCTACATGTTTCCGTTGTCGCAACTGCAAACGCAAAATCGAGAACCTACGATATGCCCGGACTTCACAAGGCATCTTCTGCATGGGCTGCCACGAAACGCTGATGGCACGAAGACGGAAAAAATCtaaagctgcagctgcagcgAAAGCAAGAGAAAAAGAGCATTCACCTATGATCACGGAAAAGTCACTGCCCGCCCTTCCCGCCAACGCCATTCCACCGAATGCCTTTTCCAACGATCGGGTCGATCCTGATTCAGATACTGCTACAGAGCTTTCACCTCGTCCACGAAATCACGGTCGTAACGAGTCGTCATCTAGGAGCAGTTCCAGGCCAGCTCGTTCTCCTGAACGAAAGCCTGATGGTTTAAGTTTGCCTGCTACAACATATCGGAGCAACCGAAACTCAACCATGATGACCCGGAACGACAATGCTTCTAACGATGCCGATAGCTTCATGATTTCGGTTGCTTTAGACCCAAGCCCGCACCCAACGCCGAAATCAACTTCAGATAATCTACCGGAGTCAGGCAAGTCGAAGGACTATTTCAGCGCGGCAAAACCGGCATCTGAGAAACGAAGCGACTCTCATACCTCTACACCACATATTGCTTTCCAGGAGAAAGGGCGTCAACCATCCTATTCGGAGCACGACGTTGCACCAAAGCTTCCTGATCGCAAGCACTCCAAGAACTCGCGAACCGATTCTAGTAAACGCTCACCCGCTACCGACGAGAAGAGCCAGAAGACAAGTGGTCGCCGCGCACCTACGGAGGACTTCAAATTACAGGAGGCTcccaagagcaagaagcttCTCTCAAGGAGTAGTTCACAGTCCTCGAGTTTACCTGCAGAGACGAACTCTGCAAGAACTAGCAACGGGCCTAGTAAGGGTGGCCTGCCACACACTGATAGCAACGCCACCACACCTGCGTCTCGCTCATCCCAAGAGTCGAGGTATATGGACGAGGACGAGCTTCGTGCATCTATGGActcgtcaacaagaacaTCTTCGAGACCAGAGAACGCAAAGCCTCTTGCGCGAAAGGAAGTTCCAGCTGCCCCAGGGCGTAATGGTAAGTCTTCGCTTAAGCAGAAGTAAAACTGGTAGACTGACAAAAGGTAGTTAATGGCAACAATCGACAAAACCGACAAGATACCACTGATGACCCTACACCCACTCGCCAGACTCCCACTCAAAAGAAAACAACCGATTCTTACATGCAGCCTCGTTCAGCTCCCATCCCTCCAGCCTCTCAGAACAACAAGGGCCACCCTAGTGGCAAGGAGTCAAAGGACGACGGCACCTCACCCAAGGTCTCGCCAAAGTTACCTAGATGGAGCAGCGGCGGTGACTTTAGTATGGACGAGGACATGGCGCGTATCCTAGGTACAGACGAAGGCTCAACTTCCATCCTCCGCAGAGTTTCCAACGCTGTCAGACATGGGCGCACCAACAGCGTGGAGTCACCAAACCAGCTATCGAACAGAGCTGGTCATGCCAGAAGCATTAGCGAGACTACACGAGCGACACAGTCACCTCGCTGGCCACGAACACCAGTTGCCGACGATTATCATGCACAGGAGATCAGCAGTCCCATGTCATTGGCGTCAGGTGACGATCCTGCGTTCCTTAAGCGGCAACTACGGAATTCGGAGCAGCGAGTTGCGGAGCTCGAGAGGCAGTTCACTACTGAGAAGgatctcaagagcctcaacaagaagctggTCGAAAAGCGAAAAACAGTTTCCGTTCTTGACACCCAGACTGAGATTATGATTCGACAGCTGGAGGTCTTGGCCGGATATGTCGAACGAGCAAAGGAGACCAAGACACCTATCGATCCCCGGGATCTTGAGGATTCAGCAATCAAGGAGTTTGTTCAGAAGcttgacaaggtcaagcaGACCATGTCAGCCGCAATAGAGCAGCTACACGAAGAGCGGGATCTGTTGTTTGAAGAGAAGGATCAAGCTATCGCGGATCGAGACCGTGCCCTGCTTGAATTTGAGCAGTTGTCGTCGAAGAATGCACAGCTTGCTGATATGAATAACGATTTGACACACCAGATCCAGGAACGCTTCAAGTCACAGATTGGAGGAGATATCAAGTCTCCTGGCGGTCTGGGTATCTACGGACCAGGCAAGGGCGGCCTCAACAACTCTTCCCTTAACCTCGATGCCGCTAGTCTCTCAACGGGTGCTACTCTGGTTCCTGCTGATGAAGAGCCCATCGTCGAAGCCGGACCAACTGTGGTTCAGGTTCGAAAGGGTCAAGCCAAGAAGTTCAACTGGAAGAAGGGTTCCAAGGGATTGGCCCAAGGTGTGGCCAAGGGTGTCAACAGAGCTGTCGTCGCATTCCAGAACGACCGTGAGAGGATGCAGCAACAGGGCCAGCTGAGCGGAGAGAACATTGGAATGCCTTACAATATGACTGTGGCCCAAGTCGAAGCGCCTGCTGGGCCTCCCTCTAACGGCGTCAACTCGCATGACAAGCACAGTACAGCTGCAGCGCTAACCAAGAGACAAGAAGAGCGTGAGCGTGAACGACAAGGCTTTGGATTCTTCGGCAAGAAGAACGCCATGCCCAAGTCCGGCTCTGCAGGTACTATGAACAACGTTGACGCAGCTGAGCCTGCCACGGTTCTCTTTGGATCTGATCTCGCAGAGCGAGCCGACCATGAGCGCCGACAGATTCCTAGCGTGGTCACAAGATGTATCGAAGAGGTGGAACTAAGAGGAATGGACCAGGAGGGTATCTACCGAAAGACCGGTGGCAACTCTCAAGTCAATATGATCAAGGATGGCTTCAGTAAGGATGAGAACTTTGATATTTCAGATCCGGACCTGGATATCACTGCTGTTACCAGTGTGCTGAAGCAATACTTCCGCAAACTTCCTATCCCATTGCTCACATTTGACGTGTATGAGCGAGTTCTCGAATCAAATGGTGAGTTTGTTCATGACTTTTCAGATAACGGACTGCTAACAGCCTACAGCTATTGTTGATGAAACGGAACGAAGCGATCACCTACGTAAGACGTTTGCTTCGATGCCTCAAAGGCATCGTGATTGTCTTGAATTCCTCATGTTCCATCTTGCACGCGTTGCTCAACGTGAACCTGAGAACTTGGTATGTTGCCTTAACTATTGCTCTCGTCTACAATCACTAACAGTTGGTTAGATGTCTCCCAAGAACTTAGCTGTTGTGTTTGCGCCTACCATCATGCGTGACACGAGCCTTGAGCGCGAGATGACGGACATGCACGCGAAGAACCTTGCGATACAGTTTGTCATTGAGAACAGTAACACGATCTTCGAGGATGCTTAGGGAGCTCGAGATCTCTATACGGAAAGGGCTTATGAAGACTGTATCGACTTTTTAACGAGACCTCCAAGTCGTGGATTCTTGGGCTTCGCTCCCAACGAATGAACACGATCTAGGTTGTCATGAAAAGATTACTTGGGCACTGTTGGATTCTCAAGCTCCCAGGCTGGGTTCGCTTGCATGTGTCATCCAACCCGCAGGGCGTTTTTTGTGCCAGGACATTTAATGATATCCAATTCTTTTTCTCTCACGCTTGCTTGTTtgtttgcttgcttgcttgcttggctGTGGCTACTTCGGCAAATTTCTTGTGCATatggtgatggtggtttTGAGGATGGTTTATGGCAGGCAGGGAGGAGTATTGGTTATCTTTGTACGTTGATGAAAAGGGGTCAGAGGTTCTTTTCGGTAGGACGGCTCTTTATACTCTTCACGCTCTCTGACGAGAGTGATGGTTGTATCTCTTTCATGCCCTTGTTGATGCCAGTTTCGTCGGGTTTGTAACATATATCAACACCATATGATCCAAGATTATTGATCGTATATATTCCACGCAACTACCCCTACCTATCATGTTGAAGAGCGATATCATACATGAATCAACTGCaggagaagaggggaagCAAGTATATCACTGTGTGTGTCGATGCggctcttcatctcgatGTTCCTGTCAAGGCGGCATGGTATGATGTATTTCTTTACAAGCTGAAATGGGCTACGATGACTCTATTTGCACCCGAAATCGCTCTGTATATGGCAGCAGATCAGTTACAACAGGCCTGGAACTTGAGTTCCAAACTCCGTTCTTTATAGGAAACTACTCCTACGGATCCAGAAGTTATAAACCCAGGAGACTTCAAGAGAGGGATAGCCCTTCTTGTGCAACGTCCATTCTATCACAATATGTTCCCCCTCAAACACATCCAGATTAGCCGTCTCCTACAAGGAAGGGCAGCTTGATACAGCCAGACTGGGCCACACCAAAACCTTGCAGAACATACTTTCATGATGTTTTGAGGGTATAAGAGAtgcagcttcttgaagaaACTCCTGGGTCATCCTCTCGAGAGTGGATAGGTTGGTCTTGGATGCGAAACTTTGCAAGACCTCCAGCGCATGAAAGACTGCCCGATACCTGGGGAATCCACGATCAGGGCCTTGGGTAAAGCCAGAGCCAGGGCTGGAGCTGTGGCCTAGAGATATTCTACCATCTGGCTTCTTATATCACCCAGAGTTTGCACATATACCTCTTGTACTATCAGAGCAGTCCCTCCATCGCTGGGATGCCATCTTGTCAACCTATCCCTTCCACAACCGCGAGGCTTTTTGCAAAACAGCGAGTTCTGTCAAGGTGAATCATATCGCTTGGTATTTTGAGACGATAAGTCCCCAAGATGATGCTGGGCCTCAAGCTGGCCAAGATCTCTTCGTCGCTCAACTACCAGAGTTCAAACCAGTTTTCGACCCTACGCACAGAACCATGCCTTTCAGCGAAGGGAAACGAAACCTTGATATCAACTTCAGTGTATTCACAGAGAGTGAAGGCGTCTTTGGTCTTTTGGGCTTCTTCCAACAGTTCCCGTGGCTCGCTGGCCTTGCGCTGCTTCTGTCTGGCATCTATGGAGGTGTTCATCTGTCAGCATGGAACTGGACTTTCCCCAACTCTATCGAGCATTTGATGTGGAAGATAAGTTGTCTCTATATTGCGGGCGCGTTGGCGTTGTACTTTATCATGGCAGTATTTGCTACAGCTGTAAGAACCGAAGGAACAGCGTGGCCAGTGACATACATCGCATTCTGGCTCGCCTTGTTTGTCCACATGGGTGCCAGACTTTATTTTGTGTTCGGGTCCTTCTTTAGCTTGAGGCGCTCTCTTGCTGGAGTTTATACATCACCGGCTTGAGTTCAGATGTTTCCTCATTTCTAGTCCAATACATGTATCTATCTATATACCTCGTTGAAGTTGTACTACCTTAAATAAGCAATGGCCAATGTCTCGTGTATAAAATGTGCAAGTAATTACAAATAGCTAAATGTACAAACCGACAAGCAACCCAGGGCATTAAAACCATAGCAACTCGACCATTCAATAGCCATAACTCAAGAATGTGAAACCAAACACGTCGATTCTGCCGCCAGTGCATCATGGAAGTGGAACTTGACACCTTTTATGACTCGCCCCTGCTTTTGACATCGCCGTTCCGTACCAATATGCCATACCATCCGCCCCTAATGAGATTCCGGCATCCAACGCCTGACCTATGAAATGTCCCCTGAACTCCAGCAGATGAAAGCCTAGTCACCGCGTTCCCTTCAGGCTGCAATTGTAGGAGTCTGCTCCCGCTGTCTCTTGACAATGTAGTAGGTAATCAAGCTCTTGGGGTCATCCTGAACATCCTTCAGGGCATTCCAGAAGACCTGCTCACCTACCCTTGAGTGAAGAGCAACGCAAAGCTGAACGGCGTCCATACGAACACCAGAGTCTGTAGAAACAAGGCATCGACCGGCAAGACTGGCCAGCTGACCAAGTTCAGTATCAGTAGGGACGAAGTTGGGTCTCTTGTCAAGCAGGCTTCGCAACACGTGCATTCCGGTGCTGAGCATACGGCTTCCCTCAGGAGTAGAGCTGTCAACGTTTTGAAGACGGTTTGTTAGGACAACAACAATCTCAGAGCCATCACCAATGGTGACGAGTTCATCAGCCAAGACCTCAACGCCACTGACAATATGAGCACGGATATCATAAGCACTGCGTGTCTCAAGGAGAGATTCGAGACCCCTGGACACATGAGGCTGGAAGTTGTCACGTTCCTTTCGGAGGAGTAGCCTGATTGTAGCAAGGATTTGGGCTTTGATATCCTGAGCCTTTTCGGTGCTTACTCCGGACAGAGGATCCTCCAGGTATTGGAAGAGTCCAATCAACAGAGCCTCAAACTTATCATCAGTGAAGATGCCCTTGGTATCACGCAAAAGAGACTGCAACTTTCTGAATCCATGAACGTCAAGAGTCTTTGCCTTGACTCTGGTGATACCGCTTTCAAGCAGTCGTGAGCTCTGCTTTGTTCTCTCAGAGGATTCTACGTCTTGCGTCACGGGGGATTGAGCACGGGCATTGGGCAGGTTGGCCGCATCAGCGTTGACGGGTTTGTCTTCCAGCACAGGAACGTTAAAGGTCGGCTTTGGAGAAGGCTGCTCATCAGTGAACGGGTCTTCATACACTTGCAGTGTCGAACCAGGCGCTCCTGAAACAGGTTCGGCCTGCATGGTTTCCGACGGCTGCGGTGTAGGCTCAACCACAGGCTCCGAGACGGCCACGGGAGGTtcagcaacctcctccaTAGGTTGATCGGCGGACTGGGTCTCGGCTTCAGCCGCTGGTTCAGGGGCCGTCTCTGGCTCTGAGACTGGCGCAGCCTCTTTAATAGCTCCTGGGACAATATGTGGTGAATCCTCAAGCACAGGAGTGGTTAATTCTGAGGGAATCTCTTGGTTAGCCTGAGGAGCCCTCTGATGAGGCTCTGGTGCAGGCTTCTGCATGGCCCTCAAATTAGCCATATTTGGAACAACAAGAGTAAAGTCCTCATTTGCTCTAGAGGGGCTGCTCATAGGCAACATGGCAGATTGTGATTGCTTCAACTTTGTAGGACTTGTGCGAGGTGAAGCCGCGGGCTTGGTGCCTGACCTCACGGACGTAGGTGACGCAAGACTGGATTCACTAGCATGTGAAGCATGTCCAGGTCGTGGTCGAGGAGCAGTTCTCTTAGGTGTGGTCTCTCGGGGTTTGGGTGTCTTGGACCTGATACTTTCAGGACTCCCAGCATCCATGTCACGCACGGAGTAGGGGCCCGCCGTCGCAGGACGCGCTGCCATTTCCGGCCGCCTCCTTGCTGGCCGCATCGGAGCACCTGACATGCCGCCAGTTTCTGGACGAGTTCGGGTTCCTGATGGTTTGCTTGCTGCAGTTGCTGTGGTGGAAGTGGTTGTTTTCACGGGCGAAAGATGAGCCATAGCTGAGCCTGGTCGAGCTGGGAGGTTCTTTGCTGCGTTTGCCTTTCTTTGAGCCATCATAGCCTCTCGAATACTTGGCTTGCTTGTGCCCATTGTGCTCTTGGATAATCCCAATCCAGGTCGTGCAGCCGTCTCTCCCTTCTTAGGCGAATGAGGGTTGCTAGGGTCCTTGTTCAAGAGCTTCTGGGCAGTGCCGTCCAGATCGGCCATGATGCTAATTCGTGTTAG
This genomic stretch from Fusarium oxysporum f. sp. lycopersici 4287 chromosome 2, whole genome shotgun sequence harbors:
- a CDS encoding protein STU1; protein product: MADTKLTDQQVSDLNTILRGDGSLDSKVQYVTIIKSGIKQHNVPESSVSQLFDGLRAATTSQHAALVNAGFTALNHLLTRLSRQDPKLLSKEAARTLPIVVEKLGDHKDKFRSLASHSLVTLYAVAPADVERFVRNSAMNGKNPRAKETSMSWLLQMHKENGLPFRGYVPVLMELLEDADGMVRDAAKNTVIELFRSAPNAAKSDLKRQLKNFKVRPAIEQAIVKELAPTSGRPETPAAEATAPAPRPALSASTSSVAAAERPITPGIETKPETLEPLYVNTNRELDDVFKDMAWFFEGKESEQNWLKRENSVNKLRRLNVGNVPSDFPDTFLVGVKSMLDGIIKAITSLRTSLCKEGCALIQEMANTFGPAMDPMVELLMQCFVKLAAGTKKISSQLANVTVDTILSKVSYTPRLMQHIWMACQDKNVAPRTYATGWLKTILKKEAQHKHHIEHTGGVDLIEKCIKKGLTDANPAVREKMRSTYWAFWGIWPAKADAIMADLDGTAQKLLNKDPSNPHSPKKGETAARPGLGLSKSTMGTSKPSIREAMMAQRKANAAKNLPARPGSAMAHLSPVKTTTSTTATAASKPSGTRTRPETGGMSGAPMRPARRRPEMAARPATAGPYSVRDMDAGSPESIRSKTPKPRETTPKRTAPRPRPGHASHASESSLASPTSVRSGTKPAASPRTSPTKLKQSQSAMLPMSSPSRANEDFTLVVPNMANLRAMQKPAPEPHQRAPQANQEIPSELTTPVLEDSPHIVPGAIKEAAPVSEPETAPEPAAEAETQSADQPMEEVAEPPVAVSEPVVEPTPQPSETMQAEPVSGAPGSTLQVYEDPFTDEQPSPKPTFNVPVLEDKPVNADAANLPNARAQSPVTQDVESSERTKQSSRLLESGITRVKAKTLDVHGFRKLQSLLRDTKGIFTDDKFEALLIGLFQYLEDPLSGVSTEKAQDIKAQILATIRLLLRKERDNFQPHVSRGLESLLETRSAYDIRAHIVSGVEVLADELVTIGDGSEIVVVLTNRLQNVDSSTPEGSRMLSTGMHVLRSLLDKRPNFVPTDTELGQLASLAGRCLVSTDSGVRMDAVQLCVALHSRVGEQVFWNALKDVQDDPKSLITYYIVKRQREQTPTIAA